In Paludibacter propionicigenes WB4, the genomic window ACACATGATTAACCTGTAAATGGGATGAAATTTACAGTTTATATGTCCCTTTTACAACCAAAATCAATAAAAAACAAAAATAATGCGTTGAAAATTTGGCTCGTACCTACTTGTTTTTGTTATTTTGCACCCGATTTAAACCATCATACACATAACTAAAGAAAGTATGTCTAAAAATCTTGTCATAGTAGAGTCACCGGCCAAAGCCAAAACGATTGAGAAATTTCTCGGAACCGATTATCATGTCATGTCTAGTTTCGGTCATATCCGGGATCTGGCTGATAAGGGCATCGGTATCGATTTTGAGAATAATTATGAACCTCAATACGTGGTTTCTACTGATAAGAAAAAACTGGTTTCGGAGCTGAAAAAAGCAAGTAAGGATGCTGAAACGGTTTGGTTAGCTTCCGATGAAGACCGCGAGGGAGAAGCTATTGCATGGCACTTGTATGAAGAGCTAAAACTTAAAAAAGACAGTACCCGCCGCATTGTTTTTCATGAGATAACCAAAGATGCCATACTTCATGCCATTGAAACTCCAAGAGATATAGATGTTAATCTGGTTGATGCTCAACAGGCCCGACGCGTGTTAGATCGTATTGTAGGTTTTGAATTATCGCCCATTTTGTGGCGCAAGGTTCGTCCATCGCTTTCGGCAGGTCGTGTACAGTCGGTAGCTGTGCGCCTTATTGTGGAGAGAGAACGCGAAATTAGTCAGTTTGTTCCGGAGGCATCGTACCGTGTTAATGCAATTTTCTCGTCAGTTGATAGCAAAGGCAAACCGGTAGAATTAAAAGCCGAATTACCCCAACGATTTGCAACTAAAGTTGAGGCGCTGGCATTCCTCGAAACTTGTATAAAAGCTGAATTCAGTGTTGATGATATCGTAAAGAAACCTGCCAAAAAATCTCCGGCTCCACCTTTTACTACTTCCACCTTACAACAGGAAGCTGCCCGTAAACTGGGTTATTCGGTGGCTCAAACCATGCAGATAGCGCAGCGTCTTTATGAAGCTGGTAAGATTACCTATATGCGTACCGACTCCGTAAATCTGTCGGATCTGGCTTTGGGTACTTCCAAGGCAGAAATAATCAGCATGGCCGGCGAAAAATACGTACACATTCGTAAGTTCAATACAAAAACTAAAGGAGCTCAAGAAGCCCACGAGGCCATTCGTCCAACCTATATGAATGCTCATACGGTGGAAGGAACTGCTCAGGAAAAGAAACTCTACGAATTGATTTGGAAACGGACAATTGCTTCGCAAATGTCTGATGCTGAATTAGAAAAAACGTCCATTTTTATCAGTGTTTCAGGAAGTAATCTTCAGTTTGTTGCCTCTGGTGAGGTGATTGTATTTGATGGATTCCTGAAAGTTTATATGGAATCGACAGATGATGAGCAGGATACTGAAAATGAATCCTTGTTGCCGTCTATGAAGAAAGGTGAAAAGCTTTCTTCTGTTGAAATAATAGCACAAGAACGTTTTACTCAAAAACCTCCGCGTTATGGTGAAGCAAGTTTAGTGCGTAAGATGGAGGAACTGGGAATTGGTCGACCATCAACCTACGCGCCGACTATTTCTACCATTCAGAACAGATCTTATGTAGAAAAAGG contains:
- the topA gene encoding type I DNA topoisomerase; translation: MSKNLVIVESPAKAKTIEKFLGTDYHVMSSFGHIRDLADKGIGIDFENNYEPQYVVSTDKKKLVSELKKASKDAETVWLASDEDREGEAIAWHLYEELKLKKDSTRRIVFHEITKDAILHAIETPRDIDVNLVDAQQARRVLDRIVGFELSPILWRKVRPSLSAGRVQSVAVRLIVEREREISQFVPEASYRVNAIFSSVDSKGKPVELKAELPQRFATKVEALAFLETCIKAEFSVDDIVKKPAKKSPAPPFTTSTLQQEAARKLGYSVAQTMQIAQRLYEAGKITYMRTDSVNLSDLALGTSKAEIISMAGEKYVHIRKFNTKTKGAQEAHEAIRPTYMNAHTVEGTAQEKKLYELIWKRTIASQMSDAELEKTSIFISVSGSNLQFVASGEVIVFDGFLKVYMESTDDEQDTENESLLPSMKKGEKLSSVEIIAQERFTQKPPRYGEASLVRKMEELGIGRPSTYAPTISTIQNRSYVEKGDRAPEKREYNLLKLKAGKISDKIKEENTGAEKSKLFPTDIGTVVNDFLIEYFPEILNYNFTADVEKEFDNIADGKIKWTKSIDKFYKKFHPIVEDTMKNSERKVGERILGVDPKSGRQLSVKIGKYGPLAQIGTVDEEEKPVFASLRKEQSIESISFEEALELFKLPRQVGEFEGKVMTVAIGRFGPYIRHDSSFYSLPKTDDPMEVSTERAIEIIEAKREVEKNRIIKTLGENNEIQVLNGRFGAYFTFDGVNYKIFPKGTDPATLTFERCQELIAAQPEAANKKKPFGRKAAAKSDKKEKAQTKAKTTKAKATKAKK